The following proteins are encoded in a genomic region of Sorangiineae bacterium MSr12523:
- a CDS encoding acyltransferase — MNQSTGLPALGIAQSLAAPRTDTVREFGFDVLRSLACLAVIAFHAPGVIRVPAFVGAMASHGWIGVDLFFVLSGYLIGRQVFGRPVGSNRISEIRSFWIRRWTRTLPLYFVVLAFYAVIKPRLLHMPFVGGHAGYAFFLQNYISIDDFGQSWSLCVEEHFYLLFPLFALGLRGAERWPVWVWLTPALGSLAFRLVFKAMHPEHMVYMDFLMGVHFPTHADLDGISIGIFLACLSRRWMGWHALPRMPLLLLGILSCAMTLAYMPVTMIEDVRSMFYPTLLGISFGACLIGVQGVTFPAPLAKVFFWLATYSYGAYLWHGVAGRVCDHVLNPAMPWFVNGALYTAMTIGCAAATYHAIEVPGLRLRAYFLPATRDGHPQKAQQPAGEGEGPGDLAQREP; from the coding sequence ATGAATCAAAGCACAGGGCTGCCGGCTCTGGGCATCGCCCAGAGTTTGGCGGCTCCACGTACGGATACTGTTCGCGAATTCGGTTTCGACGTTCTTCGTTCCCTCGCATGCCTGGCGGTGATCGCTTTTCACGCGCCGGGCGTGATCCGCGTACCTGCGTTCGTGGGCGCGATGGCGAGCCACGGTTGGATTGGCGTCGATCTCTTTTTCGTCCTGTCGGGGTATTTGATTGGCCGCCAAGTCTTTGGGAGGCCCGTGGGCTCCAATCGAATTTCGGAGATTCGCTCCTTTTGGATTCGAAGATGGACGCGGACATTGCCGCTCTACTTCGTCGTGTTGGCGTTTTACGCGGTCATCAAACCGCGACTTCTCCATATGCCATTCGTCGGAGGGCACGCCGGATACGCATTCTTCTTACAGAATTACATTTCGATCGACGACTTCGGTCAAAGTTGGTCACTTTGCGTCGAAGAGCATTTCTATCTTCTATTTCCGCTCTTTGCATTGGGCCTGCGCGGGGCCGAGCGGTGGCCCGTGTGGGTCTGGCTCACGCCGGCGCTGGGAAGCTTGGCCTTTCGCCTCGTGTTCAAGGCCATGCACCCCGAGCACATGGTGTACATGGACTTCCTGATGGGCGTGCACTTTCCGACGCACGCAGATCTGGATGGGATCTCGATCGGGATCTTTCTTGCCTGCCTATCGCGTCGATGGATGGGATGGCACGCTCTCCCTCGAATGCCCTTGTTGCTGCTGGGCATCCTCTCGTGCGCGATGACGCTGGCGTATATGCCGGTCACCATGATCGAGGATGTTCGGTCAATGTTCTATCCAACGCTTTTGGGCATCTCCTTCGGTGCATGCCTCATTGGCGTGCAGGGGGTGACCTTTCCGGCGCCGCTTGCCAAAGTCTTTTTTTGGCTGGCCACCTATTCCTACGGTGCATACCTTTGGCACGGGGTGGCGGGCAGGGTTTGCGATCATGTGCTCAACCCGGCGATGCCGTGGTTCGTCAATGGGGCGTTGTACACGGCCATGACGATCGGGTGCGCCGCGGCGACGTATCACGCGATCGAGGTGCCGGGCCTACGTCTGCGGGCGTACTTTCTGCCAGCCACGCGAGATGGCCACCCCCAAAAGGCACAACAGCCCGCCGGCGAAGGCGAGGGGCCTGGGGACCTCGCCCAGCGCGAGCCATGA
- a CDS encoding SemiSWEET transporter: protein MGRAPKRCRTLPPSLPELVGYLAAFLTTASFLPQALMIWRTRRTDGISVGMYAIFSTGVFLWLAYGLLARAWPVVAANAVTLALDLWILGMKLHFDGRRARVTAHVATPAAAATALKP, encoded by the coding sequence ATGGGCCGAGCTCCTAAACGATGCCGCACCTTGCCCCCATCGCTTCCCGAGTTAGTCGGTTATCTCGCGGCGTTTCTGACCACGGCGTCCTTTCTTCCGCAGGCTTTGATGATCTGGCGCACCCGACGCACCGACGGCATCTCGGTGGGCATGTACGCCATCTTCAGCACCGGCGTGTTTCTCTGGTTGGCGTACGGTCTCTTGGCCCGGGCGTGGCCCGTCGTCGCGGCCAACGCGGTGACCTTGGCGTTGGACCTGTGGATTCTCGGGATGAAGCTGCACTTCGACGGACGACGCGCCCGGGTGACGGCGCACGTGGCGACGCCCGCTGCAGCCGCTACGGCGTTGAAGCCATAG
- a CDS encoding YifB family Mg chelatase-like AAA ATPase yields the protein MDSPAKSRVERGTAFAMAMGMLVTALSATLIGLQAQLVRVEVEVARGVPSFELVGLAEASVRESRVRVKAALAQMGVDLSEYRIIVNLAPADVKKTGSAFDLAIALATLAALEIVPEASFAETLLVGELSLAGSVQFVRGALPLLLGARQRGIKKAIVPAYNEAEAGLVSGIDVRVVALLEDLVAGLRGEQSIAPAKPGWNKEERAPPLDDLSEVRGQLHARRALEIAAAGGHNLLMVGSPGAGKTMLARRLPTVLPPLSVDEALEVMAIHSVGGLLPPECPLSFTPPFRAPHHSISEAGLVGGGDPRPGEVSIAHRGVLFLDELPEFRRAALEALRQPLEDGVVTISRAYGTATFPARPLLVAAMNPCPCGYHADGTDRCTCTVDRIRSYRGRISGPLLDRIDVQVALPPVHVSALAPSRPGESSAAVATRVAAAREIQLDRMERGETTAPTNATIRPAEAARVSASSAEGLSLLTSAAARYGLSARAYGKVLRVARTIADLEGKTAVSRDHVSEAIQLRLLDRFHTRPSAGRPMASTP from the coding sequence TTGGATTCTCCGGCAAAGTCGCGGGTGGAGCGCGGCACGGCGTTCGCGATGGCGATGGGCATGCTCGTCACCGCCCTGAGTGCCACATTGATTGGTCTTCAAGCGCAACTCGTTCGTGTGGAGGTCGAGGTCGCGCGTGGCGTTCCCTCATTCGAACTGGTGGGCCTCGCGGAGGCCTCCGTGCGGGAAAGCCGGGTGCGCGTCAAAGCGGCGCTCGCCCAAATGGGGGTCGATCTTTCCGAGTACCGCATCATCGTGAACCTCGCCCCGGCCGACGTGAAGAAGACGGGGAGCGCCTTCGATTTGGCCATCGCCCTCGCCACCTTGGCGGCATTGGAGATTGTGCCGGAAGCATCCTTCGCGGAGACGCTGTTGGTGGGCGAGCTATCGCTCGCGGGAAGCGTGCAGTTCGTACGAGGGGCGCTCCCACTGCTCCTTGGCGCACGTCAGCGTGGGATAAAAAAAGCCATCGTTCCTGCCTACAACGAGGCGGAAGCCGGCTTGGTGTCCGGGATCGACGTGCGCGTGGTCGCCCTGCTCGAGGATCTCGTGGCCGGCTTGCGGGGCGAGCAATCCATCGCACCGGCCAAACCGGGGTGGAACAAGGAAGAGCGCGCACCTCCGCTCGACGACTTGAGCGAGGTTCGCGGCCAGCTTCACGCGCGCCGCGCCCTGGAGATTGCGGCCGCGGGAGGGCACAACCTGCTCATGGTCGGCAGTCCAGGTGCGGGAAAGACGATGCTGGCGCGCCGCCTGCCCACGGTCCTGCCGCCTCTATCGGTCGACGAGGCGTTGGAGGTCATGGCCATCCATAGCGTGGGCGGGTTGCTTCCGCCGGAGTGCCCGCTGTCGTTCACGCCACCTTTCCGTGCGCCCCATCATTCCATCAGCGAGGCGGGGTTGGTCGGCGGGGGCGATCCGCGGCCGGGGGAGGTGAGCATCGCGCATCGGGGGGTGCTGTTTCTCGACGAGCTGCCGGAATTTCGCCGTGCAGCCCTGGAGGCGCTTCGTCAGCCGCTGGAGGATGGCGTGGTGACCATTTCACGTGCGTACGGCACGGCGACGTTTCCGGCGCGTCCTCTGCTGGTGGCCGCGATGAATCCGTGCCCCTGCGGCTACCACGCCGACGGAACCGATCGATGCACGTGCACGGTCGATCGCATTCGGTCGTATCGCGGGCGCATCAGTGGTCCGCTTCTGGATCGCATCGACGTGCAGGTCGCCTTGCCGCCCGTGCACGTGAGTGCACTCGCCCCATCGCGCCCCGGGGAATCTTCGGCCGCCGTTGCCACGCGCGTTGCCGCGGCAAGGGAGATTCAGCTCGATCGCATGGAGCGGGGGGAGACCACCGCGCCCACCAATGCCACGATCCGCCCGGCGGAGGCGGCGCGGGTGTCGGCATCCTCGGCCGAGGGATTGTCGCTTTTGACGAGTGCCGCCGCGCGCTACGGACTTTCGGCGCGGGCCTACGGCAAAGTGCTGCGCGTGGCCCGCACCATCGCCGATTTGGAGGGGAAGACGGCGGTCTCGCGCGACCACGTTTCGGAAGCGATCCAATTGCGCCTCCTCGACCGCTTTCACACGCGGCCATCGGCGGGGCGCCCTATGGCTTCAACGCCGTAG
- a CDS encoding TetR/AcrR family transcriptional regulator has protein sequence MQGRSAEIVELVLQNAAEEFGRNGYAGMRVDEIAARSGVNKTTIYRRWPTKDDLVVAALRHISPYKQPPNTGSLREDLLGLLRGIVEMASTPKGLAIFRAIQIERGQPAFEPVLTRLKTDMAGNRQAIFDRAILRGELPVTTDSQLVGEVCFAAVFLRIVTVGQKVDEPFLESVVDMIVAGAKVVGAKNGQPISGQANPASSASPASVE, from the coding sequence GTGCAGGGCCGAAGCGCCGAAATCGTCGAGCTCGTATTGCAGAATGCGGCCGAGGAATTTGGGCGAAATGGCTACGCCGGCATGCGCGTCGACGAAATCGCCGCGCGCTCCGGCGTGAACAAGACAACTATTTATCGACGTTGGCCGACAAAGGACGACTTGGTGGTGGCGGCCCTTCGCCACATTAGCCCATACAAGCAACCACCCAACACGGGCTCGCTTCGTGAGGATCTCCTTGGTTTGCTGCGCGGCATCGTGGAAATGGCGTCCACACCCAAGGGCCTCGCAATCTTTCGCGCCATCCAAATCGAGCGCGGTCAACCCGCGTTCGAGCCGGTGCTGACGCGACTCAAGACCGACATGGCCGGCAACCGCCAGGCGATTTTCGACCGCGCCATCCTCCGCGGCGAGCTCCCCGTGACCACGGACAGTCAACTCGTGGGCGAGGTGTGCTTTGCCGCCGTATTCCTTCGCATCGTGACCGTGGGACAAAAGGTCGACGAGCCGTTCCTCGAGTCGGTGGTCGACATGATTGTGGCCGGGGCCAAGGTGGTGGGCGCCAAGAACGGGCAACCCATCTCCGGCCAAGCCAACCCCGCCAGCTCAGCCAGCCCAGCCAGCGTGGAGTAA
- a CDS encoding HlyD family secretion protein — protein sequence MTQSASIDSNINSSTLTDAPAAEVAEAPAQTAQPQRRRRIMMGVAALAIAAGGAWYVAHRGLETTDNAQIDTNIVAVPARTAGTVAKILFTENQQVHAGDVLAELDDAPAKARLAQAEASVAAAVASAEAADADAQVAETNAVGNKSFADASLQTAVAGVATTQDQIKEREALVQSAEANLAQAKLDRERAKSLFDSGAIAKANFDQADTAYNLAQANLDAARSRLTTEKLSVAQNRSKVAEADAKAKQANNVPVLVRQARARAAQAHAQVATAQAQRDLAALDLSYTKIVAPHDGVVSKKTINEGQNVALGQTIVQLVTPEIYLTGNFKETQVTNMRVGQPAHFSVDAFPGREFEGEIESLSGATGSRFTLLPPDNATGNFTKIVQRLPVRVKLHAAPDGIVLRPGMSVDLTVDTRK from the coding sequence ATGACTCAATCAGCCAGCATCGATAGCAACATCAACAGCTCCACCCTAACGGACGCTCCCGCCGCTGAAGTCGCCGAAGCTCCTGCGCAGACCGCTCAACCGCAGCGCCGCCGTCGCATCATGATGGGCGTCGCGGCCCTCGCCATTGCCGCCGGTGGCGCATGGTACGTCGCGCATCGCGGGCTCGAGACGACGGACAACGCGCAGATCGATACGAATATCGTCGCCGTTCCCGCACGTACGGCCGGTACGGTCGCCAAGATTCTCTTCACGGAAAACCAGCAAGTGCACGCGGGGGATGTCCTCGCCGAGTTGGACGACGCCCCCGCCAAAGCGCGCCTCGCGCAGGCCGAGGCCAGCGTCGCCGCCGCCGTCGCGTCCGCGGAAGCGGCCGATGCCGACGCCCAAGTGGCCGAGACCAATGCCGTCGGCAACAAGTCGTTCGCCGACGCCAGCTTGCAGACGGCGGTTGCCGGTGTGGCGACCACGCAGGATCAGATCAAGGAGCGCGAGGCGCTCGTCCAATCGGCCGAGGCCAACCTCGCGCAAGCAAAGCTCGATCGTGAGCGCGCCAAGTCGCTCTTCGACAGCGGCGCCATCGCCAAGGCCAATTTCGATCAGGCGGATACGGCCTACAACCTCGCCCAAGCGAACCTCGATGCAGCCCGCTCGCGCCTTACGACGGAGAAGCTCTCGGTTGCGCAGAACCGCAGCAAGGTGGCCGAGGCCGACGCCAAGGCCAAGCAGGCGAACAACGTTCCCGTGCTCGTCCGCCAAGCGCGTGCGCGCGCGGCGCAGGCGCATGCCCAAGTGGCCACGGCGCAGGCCCAGCGCGATCTTGCCGCCCTCGATCTGTCCTATACGAAGATCGTGGCCCCGCATGACGGGGTGGTTTCGAAAAAAACGATCAACGAGGGACAGAACGTCGCCCTGGGCCAGACGATCGTGCAGCTCGTCACGCCGGAGATCTACCTGACGGGCAACTTCAAGGAGACGCAGGTCACGAACATGCGCGTGGGCCAGCCGGCGCATTTCTCGGTGGATGCGTTCCCCGGACGCGAATTCGAAGGCGAGATCGAAAGCCTCTCCGGCGCGACCGGTTCACGCTTCACGCTGTTGCCGCCCGACAACGCGACAGGCAACTTCACCAAGATCGTTCAGCGACTTCCCGTTCGCGTGAAACTGCACGCGGCGCCCGACGGAATCGTCCTCCGGCCTGGCATGAGCGTCGACCTCACCGTCGACACGCGGAAGTAG
- a CDS encoding DHA2 family efflux MFS transporter permease subunit: protein MATAAPGSGVNKWGVAAAVSLGALLEIIDTTIVNVALSDMQAELGATLSQISWVVSAYAIANVIILPLTAWLGHRFGKKNYFVFSLIGFTLASVLCGLSTSLPMLIVARILQGLTGGGLLAKAQAILFETFPKEEQAMAQGFFGIIVISGPAIGPTLGGYLVTNVDWRWIFFVNVPVGIIAVAMTMYFLQKDRVEDMVRSKIDWIAIGLLAAGIGAFQAILEEGNDEDWFESRAIIFGAIVAVVGLTAFVVRELRSKNPVVDLRVLRYRSLWAGSILSTVLGMTLYGAMFAVPIFAQTCMHYTSQQTGMLMLPGALGSAVTMIFVSRLVSRFDARALLAFGAVVLIGAVIALTRLSPDTAERDLFWPLIFRSVGSVLMFMPLSMATLGPIPKEDVGTATGFYNLTRQLGGSIGVALLSTLLTQRQQFHRAMLVESIVPNSVMTNERLQGFTQMLVSKGISLEDAKQKALGLLDGIVAQQSSVMSFGDTFWATAALIIVFLPFILLLGKPPKGAQVSGGH from the coding sequence ATGGCCACTGCAGCTCCAGGCTCGGGAGTCAACAAGTGGGGCGTCGCCGCGGCCGTGTCGCTCGGCGCCCTGCTCGAGATCATCGACACGACCATCGTCAACGTCGCGCTGAGCGACATGCAGGCCGAGCTGGGCGCCACGCTCAGTCAGATCAGTTGGGTCGTCTCGGCGTACGCAATTGCCAACGTCATCATCCTGCCGCTCACGGCCTGGCTCGGGCATCGGTTCGGCAAGAAGAACTACTTCGTCTTTTCGCTCATCGGCTTCACCCTCGCGTCGGTCTTGTGCGGCCTCTCGACGAGCCTGCCCATGCTGATCGTCGCGCGCATCCTCCAAGGGCTCACCGGCGGTGGTTTGCTCGCGAAAGCCCAGGCCATCCTCTTCGAGACATTCCCCAAAGAAGAGCAGGCGATGGCCCAAGGCTTCTTCGGCATCATCGTCATTTCAGGCCCCGCCATCGGCCCCACGCTCGGCGGCTATTTGGTCACCAATGTGGATTGGCGCTGGATCTTCTTCGTCAACGTGCCGGTCGGCATCATTGCCGTGGCCATGACGATGTACTTCCTCCAGAAGGACCGCGTCGAAGACATGGTGCGGAGCAAAATCGATTGGATCGCCATTGGCCTCTTGGCCGCAGGCATCGGTGCGTTCCAGGCGATCCTCGAGGAAGGCAACGACGAAGATTGGTTCGAGTCGCGCGCAATCATTTTCGGGGCCATCGTGGCGGTGGTCGGCCTCACGGCGTTCGTGGTGCGCGAGCTTCGGTCGAAGAACCCGGTCGTCGACCTGCGCGTGCTCCGCTACCGCTCGCTTTGGGCGGGGAGCATCCTCTCCACGGTGCTCGGGATGACGCTTTATGGCGCCATGTTTGCGGTGCCCATCTTTGCGCAAACATGCATGCATTATACATCCCAGCAGACGGGCATGTTGATGCTGCCCGGTGCCCTTGGCTCCGCGGTGACGATGATCTTCGTCTCCAGGCTGGTGAGCCGGTTCGATGCGCGCGCCTTGCTGGCGTTCGGGGCGGTCGTGCTCATCGGCGCCGTGATTGCACTCACCCGATTGAGCCCGGACACGGCGGAGCGCGATCTCTTTTGGCCGCTGATTTTCCGGTCGGTGGGTTCGGTGCTCATGTTCATGCCGCTCAGCATGGCAACCCTGGGTCCGATTCCGAAGGAGGACGTCGGCACGGCCACGGGCTTCTACAACCTGACGCGCCAGCTCGGTGGCAGCATCGGTGTGGCCCTTCTGAGCACGTTGCTCACGCAACGGCAGCAGTTTCACCGGGCCATGCTCGTGGAGAGCATCGTCCCGAACAGCGTGATGACCAACGAGCGGCTGCAGGGCTTCACGCAGATGCTGGTCAGCAAGGGCATCTCGCTCGAGGACGCGAAACAGAAGGCCCTGGGCCTCCTGGACGGCATCGTCGCGCAGCAATCCTCGGTGATGTCGTTCGGGGACACGTTCTGGGCCACAGCCGCACTGATCATCGTGTTTCTGCCGTTTATTCTCCTGCTCGGCAAGCCCCCCAAGGGCGCCCAAGTTTCGGGAGGTCACTGA
- a CDS encoding inositol-3-phosphate synthase, producing the protein MTQRPIKESKGKLLVLTPGMGAVATTFFAGVEAVRRGKALPIGSVTQMQTIRIGPRSENRNPLIRDFVPLAPLDSLAFAGWDVFSDDAFEAASRAEVLRRHDLEAHKEFLHSIKPMKAAFSRDYVKRLDGPNVKTAKTKLELAEELRQDIRNAIAQQKADRAVMVWCGSTEIYLEPAECHRSLEAFEAGLRANDPAISPSQLYAYAAIQEGIPYANGAPNLSADFPALEELAHAKNVPIAGKDFKTGQTLVKTVLAPGLKARSLGLKGWFSTNLLGNRDGEVLDDPESFKAKEVTKSGVLDSILQPEVYPELYGDLFHRIRIHYYPPRGDEKEGWDNIDITGWLGYPMQMKIDFLCRDSILAAPVVLDLALLLDLAGRAGRSGVQEWLSFYFKSPHVERGHVQEHDLFLQHLRLKNTLRLMMGEQPLTHLAEHDE; encoded by the coding sequence ATGACGCAGCGGCCGATCAAAGAATCCAAGGGCAAGTTACTGGTCTTAACTCCGGGCATGGGCGCCGTGGCGACCACGTTCTTCGCGGGGGTGGAGGCCGTCCGACGCGGCAAAGCCCTACCCATCGGGTCGGTCACCCAGATGCAGACCATTCGAATTGGTCCGCGCTCGGAGAACCGCAATCCGCTGATTCGCGATTTCGTGCCGCTCGCACCGCTCGATAGCCTCGCGTTCGCGGGGTGGGACGTCTTCTCGGACGACGCGTTCGAAGCCGCTTCCCGCGCAGAGGTTCTGCGCCGGCACGATCTGGAGGCTCACAAGGAGTTCCTCCATTCGATCAAGCCGATGAAGGCCGCCTTCAGCCGCGACTACGTGAAGCGCCTCGACGGCCCGAACGTGAAGACGGCGAAAACCAAGTTGGAACTCGCCGAGGAGCTCCGCCAGGACATCCGCAATGCGATTGCGCAGCAGAAGGCCGACCGCGCGGTGATGGTGTGGTGCGGCTCGACGGAGATTTACTTGGAGCCGGCCGAGTGCCACCGCTCGCTCGAGGCGTTCGAGGCGGGTCTTCGCGCCAACGATCCGGCCATTTCGCCGTCGCAGCTTTACGCGTACGCGGCGATTCAAGAGGGCATCCCCTACGCGAACGGCGCGCCGAACCTGTCGGCCGACTTTCCCGCGCTGGAGGAGCTCGCGCACGCGAAGAACGTCCCCATCGCCGGCAAGGACTTCAAGACGGGGCAGACCTTGGTGAAGACGGTGCTCGCGCCCGGCCTCAAGGCGCGTTCGCTCGGTCTCAAGGGCTGGTTCTCGACGAACCTGCTGGGCAACCGCGACGGCGAGGTGCTCGACGATCCGGAGAGCTTCAAGGCGAAGGAAGTGACCAAGTCGGGCGTGCTCGACTCGATCCTGCAGCCCGAGGTCTACCCCGAGCTTTACGGGGACTTGTTCCACCGCATCCGCATCCACTACTACCCTCCGCGCGGCGACGAGAAAGAGGGCTGGGACAACATCGATATCACGGGCTGGCTCGGCTACCCGATGCAGATGAAGATCGACTTCCTCTGCCGCGACTCGATCCTCGCCGCCCCCGTCGTTCTCGACTTGGCCTTGCTGCTCGACCTCGCCGGCCGCGCCGGCCGCAGCGGCGTCCAAGAGTGGCTCTCGTTCTACTTCAAGAGCCCCCACGTCGAACGCGGCCACGTGCAAGAGCACGACCTGTTCCTGCAACACCTCCGCTTGAAGAACACCCTCCGCCTCATGATGGGTGAGCAGCCGCTGACGCATTTGGCCGAGCACGACGAATAA
- a CDS encoding SDR family oxidoreductase, translating to MPTYLVTGGAGFIGSSIAEALLARGETVRILDDFSSGRRANVESLPGKVEVIEGSILDADAVGRCMRGVDVVFHEAAIPSVSRSVENPQRSMLANVQGTTVVLDVARQERVKRVIYAASSSAYGNTKTLPKVETMPSVPLSPYAISKFTGEQILRVFSSLYGIETLSLRYFNVFGPRQDRKSQYAAVIPNFISAALAGERPVIYGDGEQTRDFCFIDNVVRANLLAAESRSALTGQVVNIACGERTSLNALARYVAEEVGTRLEPEYRPERAGDVRDSLADISAARALIGYEPQVDVREGLRRTIAAFRTAK from the coding sequence ATGCCAACGTATCTCGTTACGGGGGGAGCCGGTTTCATCGGCTCATCCATCGCTGAGGCTTTGCTCGCACGTGGCGAAACGGTACGCATCCTGGATGACTTCTCGTCCGGGCGCCGCGCCAACGTGGAAAGCCTCCCGGGCAAGGTGGAGGTCATCGAGGGAAGCATCCTCGACGCCGATGCGGTCGGGCGCTGCATGCGGGGGGTCGACGTGGTGTTCCACGAGGCGGCCATCCCATCCGTCTCCCGCTCGGTGGAGAATCCGCAGCGCAGCATGCTCGCCAACGTGCAGGGCACCACCGTGGTGCTCGACGTCGCGCGCCAGGAGCGCGTCAAACGCGTGATCTACGCCGCGAGCTCGTCCGCCTATGGCAACACGAAGACGTTGCCCAAGGTGGAGACGATGCCGTCCGTTCCACTCTCACCGTACGCGATCTCGAAGTTCACGGGTGAGCAGATCCTCCGCGTATTCTCGAGCCTCTACGGCATCGAGACGTTGAGCCTGCGCTACTTCAACGTGTTCGGCCCGCGACAAGACCGAAAGAGTCAGTACGCGGCCGTGATTCCGAACTTCATCAGCGCCGCTTTGGCCGGCGAGCGACCTGTCATCTATGGGGACGGCGAGCAGACGCGCGACTTCTGCTTCATCGACAACGTGGTGCGGGCGAATCTGCTGGCGGCCGAGAGTCGCTCGGCGTTGACGGGCCAAGTGGTCAACATCGCTTGCGGCGAGCGGACGTCGCTCAATGCGCTGGCGCGGTACGTGGCCGAGGAGGTCGGCACGCGCTTGGAGCCGGAGTACCGGCCGGAGCGCGCCGGCGATGTGCGCGATTCCTTGGCGGATATCTCGGCGGCGCGGGCGCTCATCGGCTACGAGCCCCAGGTGGACGTGCGCGAAGGTTTGCGACGAACCATTGCGGCATTCCGCACAGCGAAGTAG
- a CDS encoding CpsD/CapB family tyrosine-protein kinase: MLIEDPPRTLVLSRNEIAQAVHGAESPVRIVPAWATPPDTHVLIMLGETAPEAAASLRVIRHRLEQRRSDGMWVFGVTSPRDGEGKSTFSAQLALVLSESQRARVLLMEANFQRPTIAKILGFRVPEGHGFSTQLARKMRGSMEPWTVVALGPSLHVLAEETGAHTFPETLHSTHFQNVVGFLGRGYDYVVVDGPSILGSGDANVVENAVDGVIVVAQSAISRGADVREGVKQLGQRKAVGVVLWDTAGGRSGNVRRSISP, from the coding sequence ATGCTGATTGAAGATCCCCCCCGAACTTTGGTCCTGTCTCGAAATGAAATTGCCCAGGCAGTGCACGGCGCGGAGTCGCCCGTGCGCATCGTTCCAGCTTGGGCCACCCCCCCCGATACACACGTTCTCATCATGCTCGGCGAGACGGCCCCCGAGGCGGCCGCCTCCCTTCGCGTCATCCGTCACCGGCTCGAACAGCGCCGCTCCGACGGCATGTGGGTCTTCGGCGTGACCAGCCCGCGCGATGGCGAAGGCAAGAGCACATTTTCTGCCCAGCTCGCGCTCGTTCTGAGCGAGTCGCAGCGCGCACGCGTTCTGCTGATGGAGGCCAATTTCCAGAGACCGACCATCGCGAAAATCTTGGGCTTCCGCGTTCCGGAGGGCCATGGATTCTCGACGCAGCTCGCGCGCAAGATGCGCGGCAGCATGGAGCCTTGGACCGTGGTTGCCCTCGGTCCCTCGCTGCACGTGCTGGCCGAGGAGACGGGCGCGCACACCTTCCCGGAGACATTGCACTCTACACATTTCCAGAATGTGGTCGGGTTCCTCGGGCGTGGTTACGATTACGTGGTGGTCGACGGTCCGAGCATCCTCGGGTCGGGCGATGCCAACGTGGTCGAGAACGCGGTGGACGGCGTCATCGTCGTCGCGCAAAGCGCGATCTCGCGCGGTGCCGACGTGCGCGAAGGGGTGAAGCAGCTCGGACAGCGCAAGGCGGTGGGTGTGGTTCTCTGGGATACGGCCGGCGGTCGCAGCGGCAACGTACGACGCAGCATCTCGCCTTGA